In one window of Pseudorasbora parva isolate DD20220531a chromosome 7, ASM2467924v1, whole genome shotgun sequence DNA:
- the LOC137083176 gene encoding carcinoembryonic antigen-related cell adhesion molecule 8-like isoform X1 yields MMVYYRLYWTLWILSCFGQYLGQDLQFPEPANRAVGESVVLAPDNPPPTWNISAHWFFNSSPILGLTPGGEPAVNPAYKDRVRFNSSTLALELRNLTLDDSGIYKLTVTVSILEILTGETSLQVFEKVSVSLTGTEESLIEGDSSANISSEGTSSITSVEWMKDNSPLSPSNRTSFSPDNRSVSISPVQRSDSGEYQCTYRNPVSSETAKLRLIINYGPEEVSIKGPDVVDLGVPVSLSCSANSVPSASFSWTFNGTDTNVNTDTFIIDKADLTDSGDYECTALNSITTRSASKRHALLVHVGGGGGGGGGGEGGGLTTGAIVGIVIGVLVAVAGICGLIVYLTKTKKIPKPTLQQNKRPSEAAPQRRQEPELNYADVSHFQKRDGERVTLGSRSEPQPTTEYAEVNHGAKSNAPPPPYGSQVSNSTYAQVRK; encoded by the exons ATGATGGTCTATTATCGTTTGTACTGGACACTGTGGATATTGTCGTGTTTTG GACAATATTTAGGTCAAGACCTGCAGTTTCCTGAGCCGGCTAATAGAGCAGTAGGAGAAAGTGTCGTACTCGCTCCTGATAACCCACCCCCAACATGGAATATTTCTGCTCATTGGTTCTTTAATTCTTCACCTATACTTGGATTAACGCCTGGTGGTGAACCTGCAGTAAACCCTGCATATAAAGACAGAGTCCGTTTTAACAGCAGCACTCTCGCTCTGGAGCTGCGGAATCTGACACTGGATGATTCTGGGATATACAAACTGACTGTAACAGTTAGTATTTTAGAAATACTTACAGGAGAAACTTCACTACAAGTGTTCG AAAAAGTATCTGTCAGTCTTACTGGTACAGAAGAATCATTAATAGAGGGCGACTCATCTGCTAACATCAGCTCTGAGGGAACTAGCAGCATCACCTCCGTGGAGTGGATGAAAGATAACAGTCCTCTGTCTCCTAGCAACAGAACCAGCTTCTCACCTGATAACAGATCAGTGTCCATCAGTCCAGTGCAAAGATCAGACAGTGGAGAATATCAGTGTACTTACAGAAACCCTGTCAGCTCTGAGACCGCAAAACTCAGGCTGATCATCAACT ATGGACCAGAAGAGGTTTCTATCAAGGGTCCGGATGTGGTGGATTTAGGGGTTCCAGTGTCTCTGTCTTGCTCTGCGAATTCTGTACCTTCTGCCTCATTCAGCTGGACGTTTAATGGAACAGACACCAATGTGAACACAGACACGTTCATCATAGATAAGGCTGACTTGACTGACAGTGGAGATTACGAATGCACTGCCTTGAATAGCATCACAACCAGAAGCGCCTCAAAAAGACATGCTTTACTAGTTCACG TAGGTGgtggtggaggaggaggaggaggaggagaaggaggagggCTGACAACAGGAGCGATAGTTGGGATTGTCATTGGAGTTTTAGTGGCAGTTGCAGGAATTTGTGGTCTGATTGTCTATTTAACAAAAACCAAGAAAAT ACCAAAACCAACCCTCCAACAAAATAAACGGCCAAGTGAAG CAGCACCACAACGCAGACAAGAGCCT GAATTGAACTATGCAGACGTCAGCCATTTTCAgaagagagatggagagagagtgACTCTGGGGAGCAGAAGTGAGCCTCAGCCTACCACAGAGTATGCAGAAGTAAACCATGGAGCAAAGTCAAATGCTCCTCCACCTCCCTATGGAAGTCAG GTATCAAACTCTACCTATGCGCAGGTGAGGAAGTGA
- the LOC137083176 gene encoding carcinoembryonic antigen-related cell adhesion molecule 8-like isoform X2, whose protein sequence is MMVYYRLYWTLWILSCFGQYLGQDLQFPEPANRAVGESVVLAPDNPPPTWNISAHWFFNSSPILGLTPGGEPAVNPAYKDRVRFNSSTLALELRNLTLDDSGIYKLTVTVSILEILTGETSLQVFEKVSVSLTGTEESLIEGDSSANISSEGTSSITSVEWMKDNSPLSPSNRTSFSPDNRSVSISPVQRSDSGEYQCTYRNPVSSETAKLRLIINYGPEEVSIKGPDVVDLGVPVSLSCSANSVPSASFSWTFNGTDTNVNTDTFIIDKADLTDSGDYECTALNSITTRSASKRHALLVHVGGGGGGGGGGEGGGLTTGAIVGIVIGVLVAVAGICGLIVYLTKTKKIPKPTLQQNKRPSEAPQRRQEPELNYADVSHFQKRDGERVTLGSRSEPQPTTEYAEVNHGAKSNAPPPPYGSQVSNSTYAQVRK, encoded by the exons ATGATGGTCTATTATCGTTTGTACTGGACACTGTGGATATTGTCGTGTTTTG GACAATATTTAGGTCAAGACCTGCAGTTTCCTGAGCCGGCTAATAGAGCAGTAGGAGAAAGTGTCGTACTCGCTCCTGATAACCCACCCCCAACATGGAATATTTCTGCTCATTGGTTCTTTAATTCTTCACCTATACTTGGATTAACGCCTGGTGGTGAACCTGCAGTAAACCCTGCATATAAAGACAGAGTCCGTTTTAACAGCAGCACTCTCGCTCTGGAGCTGCGGAATCTGACACTGGATGATTCTGGGATATACAAACTGACTGTAACAGTTAGTATTTTAGAAATACTTACAGGAGAAACTTCACTACAAGTGTTCG AAAAAGTATCTGTCAGTCTTACTGGTACAGAAGAATCATTAATAGAGGGCGACTCATCTGCTAACATCAGCTCTGAGGGAACTAGCAGCATCACCTCCGTGGAGTGGATGAAAGATAACAGTCCTCTGTCTCCTAGCAACAGAACCAGCTTCTCACCTGATAACAGATCAGTGTCCATCAGTCCAGTGCAAAGATCAGACAGTGGAGAATATCAGTGTACTTACAGAAACCCTGTCAGCTCTGAGACCGCAAAACTCAGGCTGATCATCAACT ATGGACCAGAAGAGGTTTCTATCAAGGGTCCGGATGTGGTGGATTTAGGGGTTCCAGTGTCTCTGTCTTGCTCTGCGAATTCTGTACCTTCTGCCTCATTCAGCTGGACGTTTAATGGAACAGACACCAATGTGAACACAGACACGTTCATCATAGATAAGGCTGACTTGACTGACAGTGGAGATTACGAATGCACTGCCTTGAATAGCATCACAACCAGAAGCGCCTCAAAAAGACATGCTTTACTAGTTCACG TAGGTGgtggtggaggaggaggaggaggaggagaaggaggagggCTGACAACAGGAGCGATAGTTGGGATTGTCATTGGAGTTTTAGTGGCAGTTGCAGGAATTTGTGGTCTGATTGTCTATTTAACAAAAACCAAGAAAAT ACCAAAACCAACCCTCCAACAAAATAAACGGCCAAGTGAAG CACCACAACGCAGACAAGAGCCT GAATTGAACTATGCAGACGTCAGCCATTTTCAgaagagagatggagagagagtgACTCTGGGGAGCAGAAGTGAGCCTCAGCCTACCACAGAGTATGCAGAAGTAAACCATGGAGCAAAGTCAAATGCTCCTCCACCTCCCTATGGAAGTCAG GTATCAAACTCTACCTATGCGCAGGTGAGGAAGTGA
- the LOC137083176 gene encoding carcinoembryonic antigen-related cell adhesion molecule 8-like isoform X3, whose product MMVYYRLYWTLWILSCFGQYLGQDLQFPEPANRAVGESVVLAPDNPPPTWNISAHWFFNSSPILGLTPGGEPAVNPAYKDRVRFNSSTLALELRNLTLDDSGIYKLTVTVSILEILTGETSLQVFEKVSVSLTGTEESLIEGDSSANISSEGTSSITSVEWMKDNSPLSPSNRTSFSPDNRSVSISPVQRSDSGEYQCTYRNPVSSETAKLRLIINYGPEEVSIKGPDVVDLGVPVSLSCSANSVPSASFSWTFNGTDTNVNTDTFIIDKADLTDSGDYECTALNSITTRSASKRHALLVHGGGGGGGGGGEGGGLTTGAIVGIVIGVLVAVAGICGLIVYLTKTKKIPKPTLQQNKRPSEAAPQRRQEPELNYADVSHFQKRDGERVTLGSRSEPQPTTEYAEVNHGAKSNAPPPPYGSQVSNSTYAQVRK is encoded by the exons ATGATGGTCTATTATCGTTTGTACTGGACACTGTGGATATTGTCGTGTTTTG GACAATATTTAGGTCAAGACCTGCAGTTTCCTGAGCCGGCTAATAGAGCAGTAGGAGAAAGTGTCGTACTCGCTCCTGATAACCCACCCCCAACATGGAATATTTCTGCTCATTGGTTCTTTAATTCTTCACCTATACTTGGATTAACGCCTGGTGGTGAACCTGCAGTAAACCCTGCATATAAAGACAGAGTCCGTTTTAACAGCAGCACTCTCGCTCTGGAGCTGCGGAATCTGACACTGGATGATTCTGGGATATACAAACTGACTGTAACAGTTAGTATTTTAGAAATACTTACAGGAGAAACTTCACTACAAGTGTTCG AAAAAGTATCTGTCAGTCTTACTGGTACAGAAGAATCATTAATAGAGGGCGACTCATCTGCTAACATCAGCTCTGAGGGAACTAGCAGCATCACCTCCGTGGAGTGGATGAAAGATAACAGTCCTCTGTCTCCTAGCAACAGAACCAGCTTCTCACCTGATAACAGATCAGTGTCCATCAGTCCAGTGCAAAGATCAGACAGTGGAGAATATCAGTGTACTTACAGAAACCCTGTCAGCTCTGAGACCGCAAAACTCAGGCTGATCATCAACT ATGGACCAGAAGAGGTTTCTATCAAGGGTCCGGATGTGGTGGATTTAGGGGTTCCAGTGTCTCTGTCTTGCTCTGCGAATTCTGTACCTTCTGCCTCATTCAGCTGGACGTTTAATGGAACAGACACCAATGTGAACACAGACACGTTCATCATAGATAAGGCTGACTTGACTGACAGTGGAGATTACGAATGCACTGCCTTGAATAGCATCACAACCAGAAGCGCCTCAAAAAGACATGCTTTACTAGTTCACG GTGgtggtggaggaggaggaggaggaggagaaggaggagggCTGACAACAGGAGCGATAGTTGGGATTGTCATTGGAGTTTTAGTGGCAGTTGCAGGAATTTGTGGTCTGATTGTCTATTTAACAAAAACCAAGAAAAT ACCAAAACCAACCCTCCAACAAAATAAACGGCCAAGTGAAG CAGCACCACAACGCAGACAAGAGCCT GAATTGAACTATGCAGACGTCAGCCATTTTCAgaagagagatggagagagagtgACTCTGGGGAGCAGAAGTGAGCCTCAGCCTACCACAGAGTATGCAGAAGTAAACCATGGAGCAAAGTCAAATGCTCCTCCACCTCCCTATGGAAGTCAG GTATCAAACTCTACCTATGCGCAGGTGAGGAAGTGA